The Primulina eburnea isolate SZY01 chromosome 8, ASM2296580v1, whole genome shotgun sequence genome contains a region encoding:
- the LOC140838335 gene encoding pentatricopeptide repeat-containing protein At2g13600, protein MARKSLLSDTKFLFLYSSAPFAKLLDSCIKTKSFREACAIHACVIKSRFIEEVFINNRLIDVYGKCGYFVYASKLFDKMQTRNTFSCNSMIGALMISGSFDGAERLFCSMPEPDQCSWNLMVSCFAQLEMFDKSLEYLQKMHKENFVLNEFSYGSGLSACSGLRDSISGAQMHASLAKSRFTSDVYMGSALIDMYAKCGDVDCAQRAFDVMVERNVVSWNSLITCYEQNGPASEALWVFVKMMVYGLEPDEMTLASVISACASLCATKEGQAIHARVMKFKKFRDDIVISNALVDMYAKCGMINEARWIFDRMPIRNVVSETSIVSGYAKFSSIKTARTMFSKMMDRNVVSWNALIAGYTQKGNNEEALGLFLLLKREAIWPTHYTFGNLLNACANLSDLKLGRQAHTHVLKQGFRFRHGPDPDVFVGNSLIDMYMKCGSVEDGNGVFRNMVERDGVSFNAMIAGYAQNGKGMEALELFKEMLAFGYKPDHVSMIGVLCACSHAGLVEEGRQYFYSMIEDYDLKPLKDHYSCMVDILGRAGRLMEAKNLIVSMPMPPDSVVWGSLLASCKVHRDIDLGIFVAKKLLEIDPENSAPYVVLANMYAELGRWRDATRVRKLMKQHGVVKEPGCSWIEMGSQVHTFRVKDTRHSQRREIYMVLKTLDKTMKLSRYDPMIDKFDAGGEQSKAELSRFLDFEVPMLVDVA, encoded by the coding sequence ATGGCACGGAAATCATTGCTTTCTGATACTAAGTTCTTGTTTCTGTATTCATCTGCACCGTTTGCAAAACTCTTGGACTCTTGCATTAAGACGAAGTCGTTCCGTGAAGCATGTGCCATCCATGCTTGCGTTATCAAATCCCGGTTCATCGAAGAAGTCTTCATCAACAACAGGCTCATTGATGTGTATGGCAAATGTGGGTATTTTGTTTACGCTAGTAAactgtttgataaaatgcaaaCAAGAAACACTTTTTCTTGTAATTCCATGATCGGCGCGTTAATGATATCGGGTTCATTTGATGGGGCTGAGCGGTTATTTTGTTCGATGCCTGAACCTGATCAATGCTCGTGGAATTTGATGGTCTCATGTTTTGCACAGCTGGAGATGTTTGATAAATCTTTAGAGTATTTACAGAAAATGCataaagaaaattttgtgttgaatgagtTTAGCTATGGAAGTGGGCTTAGCGCTTGCTCTGGATTGAGGGACTCAATATCTGGAGCCCAAATGCATGCTTCCCTAGCTAAGTCCCGGTTCACATCGGATGTTTACATGGGGTCTGCACTAATTGATATGTATGCAAAATGTGGCGATGTGGATTGTGCTCAAAGGGCTTTTGATGTGATGGTTGAGCGTAATGTTGTCTCTTGGAATAGTTTGATTACATGCTATGAACAGAATGGACCTGCGAGTGAAGCCCTTTGGGTTTTTGTCAAAATGATGGTTTATGGGCTCGAGCCAGATGAGATGACTCTAGCAAGTGTGATTAGTGCTTGTGCAAGCTTGTGCGCAACTAAAGAAGGCCAGGCTATTCATGCCCGGGTTatgaaattcaagaagttcAGGGATGATATTGTAATATCTAATGCATTGGTTGATATGTATGCTAAGTGTGGTATGATAAATGAAGCAAGGTGGATTTTTGATAGGATGCCTATAAGAAATGTGGTGTCTGAAACCTCTATTGTTAGTGGATATGCAAAATTTTCGAGCATAAAAACTGCAAGAACTATGTTTTCCAAGATGATGGACAGGAATGTTGTATCTTGGAACGCGCTTATTGCTGGATATACGCAGAAAGGGAATAACGAAGAGGCCCTTGGACTTTTTCTGCTCTTGAAAAGGGAAGCTATATGGCCTACTCACTATACATTCGGGAACCTTCTCAATGCCTGTGCAAATCTTTCTGACCTGAAGCTCGGCAGGCAGGCTCATACCCATGTTCTAAAGCAGGGATTTCGATTCCGACATGGACCAGACCCTGATGTTTTTGTTGGAAACTCTCTCATAGATATGTATATGAAATGTGGATCGGTTGAAGATGGAAATGGGGTGTTCAGGAACATGGTCGAAAGAGACGGTGTTTCTTTTAATGCAATGATTGCAGGGTATGCACAAAATGGGAAAGGGATGGAAGCTCTCGAGTTGTTTAAGGAAATGCTGGCATTTGGATATAAACCAGATCATGTCAGTATGATTGGAGTTCTTTGTGCTTGTAGTCATGCAGGATTGGTTGAGGAAGGGCGTCAGTATTTTTATTCAATGATCGAAGATTATGATCTGAAACCTCTGAAAGACCATTATTCATGCATGGTTGATATACTTGGTCGTGCTGGTCGGCTTATGGAAGCAAAGAACTTGATTGTTTCAATGCCTATGCCTCCTGATAGTGTTGTATGGGGATCTTTGCTTGCATCTTGTAAAGTACACCGTGATATTGACTTGGGGATTTTTGTGGCAAAAAAACTTCTAGAGATTGATCCTGAAAATTCGGCCCCCTATGTTGTTCTCGCAAACATGTATGCCGAGCTCGGGAGATGGAGAGACGCTACAAGAGTTCGGAAACTTATGAAACAGCATGGTGTGGTCAAGGAGCCTGGCTGCAGTTGGATTGAAATGGGTAGCCAAGTGCATACTTTCAGGGTCAAAGATACCAGGCAT